Proteins encoded together in one Anopheles darlingi chromosome 3, idAnoDarlMG_H_01, whole genome shotgun sequence window:
- the LOC125953647 gene encoding protein argonaute-2 isoform X1, with amino-acid sequence MSTERELTPGTTQQLHSLAYSDMATHIQLNGVIMGKSFNESPWTSSPPRPPSPSQSQTSFDTLSPPPAGATVNPTTVATTTGTQGGGAQALGVVPATPPAPPDLPVFTCPRRPNLGREGRPIVLRANHFQITMPRGFVHHYDINIQPDKCPRKVNREIIETMVHAYSKLFGALKPVFDGRNNLYTRDLLPIGNDRLELEVTLPGEGKDRVFRVTIKWVAQVSLFNLEEALEGRTRQIPYDAILALDVVMRHLPSMTYTPVGRSFFSSPDGYYHPLGGGREVWFGFHQSVRPSQWKMMLNIDVSATAFYKAQPVIEFMCEVLDIRDINEQRKPLTDSQRVKFTKEIKGLKIEITHCGTMRRKYRVCNVTRRPAQMQSFPLQLENGQTVECTVAKYFLDKYKMKLRYPHLPCLQVGQEHKHTYLPLEVCNIVAGQRCIKKLTDMQTSTMIKATARSAPDREREINNLVRRADFNNDAYVQEFGLAISNSMMEVRGRVLPPPKLQYGGRVSSMSGQLLSGPQNKVSLALPNQGVWDMRGKQFFTGVEIRVWAIACFAPQRTVREDALRNFTQQLQKISNDAGMPIIGQPCFCKYATGPDQVEPMFRYLKSTFSHLQLVVVVLPGKTPVYAEVKRVGDTVLGMATQCVQAKNVNKTSPQTLSNLCLKINVKLGGINSILVPSIRPKVFDEPVIFLGADVTHPPAGDNKKPSIAAVVGSMDAHPSRYAATVRVQQHRQEIIQELSSMVRELLIMFYKSTGGFKPHRIILYRDGVSEGQFPHVLQHELTAIREACIKLEADYKPGITFIVVQKRHHTRLFCADKKEQSGKSGNIPAGTTVDVGITHPTEFDFYLCSHQGIQGTSRPSHYHVLWDDNHFESDELQCLTYQLCHTYVRCTRSVSIPAPAYYAHLVAFRARYHLVEKEHDSGEGSHQSGCSEDRTPGAMARAITVHADTKKVMYFA; translated from the exons ATGTCCACGGAACGGGAACTAACTCCGGGCACCACGCAGCAGCTACACTCTCTGGCCTACTCGGATATGGCAACACACATTCAACTGAACGGAGTAATAATGGGCAAATCATTCAATG AATCACCATGGACTTCTTCGCCGCCAAGGCCCCCAAGTCCGTCTCAGTCGCAGACCAGCTTCGATACACTATCAC caccaccagcgggagCAACGGTCAACCCGACTACGGTGGCGACCACAACCGGTACGCAGGGTGGTGGAGCTCAAGCGCTCGGTGTGGTTCCGGCCACACCGCCAGCGCCTCCAGATCTACCGGTCTTCACGTGCCCCCGTCGGCCCAATCTTGGTCGCGAGGGTCGTCCGATCGTGCTGCGGGCGAATCACTTCCAAATCACCATGCCCCGTGGCTTCGTCCATCATTATGATATCAACATTCAACCGGACAAATGTCCACGCAAGGTGAATCGCGAGATTATTGAGACGATGGTGCACGCTTACAGCAAACTGTTTGGTGCGCTGAAGCCCGTCTTCGATGGGCGTAACAATCTGTACACGCGCGACCTGCTACCGATCGGGAATGATCGTCTCGAGCTGGAGGTAACGCTACCGGGCGAAGGCAAAGATCGTGTATTCCGTGTCACGATCAAGTGGGTGGCACAGGTGTCGTTGTTTAATCTCGAGGAAGCTCTCGAAGGACGCACCCGCCAGATACCGTACGATGCGATACTCGCACTCGACGTGGTGATGCGCCACTTACCCAGCATGACCTACACACCGGTTGGTCGCAGCTTCTTCAGTTCACCGGATGG CTACTACCATCCCTTGGGCGGTGGACGTgaagtttggtttggtttccaTCAAAGCGTTCGACCTTCGCAGTGGAAAATGATGCTCAACATTGATG TATCGGCCACGGCATTCTACAAAGCACAACCGGTGATCGAGTTCATGTGCGAGGTGCTCGATATCAGAGATATCAATGAGCAGCGCAAACCACTGACCGACTCGCAACGTGTCAAGTTCACGAAGGAAATCAAGGGACTCAAGATCGAGATCACTCACTGCGGAACGATGCGGCGAAAGTATCGCGTGTGTAACGTTACCCGGAGACCGGCGCAGATGCAATC TTTCCCATTGCAGCTCGAAAACGGACAGACGGTTGAGTGTACGGTGGCCAAATACTTCCTCGATAAgtacaagatgaagctgcgcTACCCGCACCTACCGTGCCTGCAGGTTGGACAGGAGCACAAGCATACCTACTTACCGCTCGAGGTGTGCAACATTGTGGCCGGCCAGCGCTGCATTAAGAAGCTCACCGATATGCAGACATCGACAATGATCAAAGCGACCGCACGTTCGGCACCGGATCG TGAGCGTGAAATCAACAATCTGGTGCGTCGGGCCGATTTTAACAACGATGCGTACGTGCAGGAGTTTGGGTTGGCGATCTCGAACAGCATGATGGAGGTGCGGGGCCGTGTGTTGCCTCCACCGAAGTTGCAGTACGGTGGACGGGTGTCAAGCATGAGCGGGCAA TTACTCTCTGGTCCACAGAATAAGGTGAGCTTAGCATTACCAAACCAAGGGGTTTGGGATATGCGAGGCAAACAATTTTTCACCGGTGTCGAGATACGCGTTTGGGCGATCGCCTGTTTTGCGCCGCAGCGCACGGTACGCGAGGATGCGCTACGCAACTTcacacagcagctgcagaagaTCTCGAACGATGCAGGAATGCCGATCATCGGGCAGCCGTGCTTCTGCAAGTacgccaccggaccggaccaggtGGAACCGATGTTCAGATATCTCAAGAGCACCTTCAGCCACctgcagctcgtcgtcgtcgtgctacCGGGCAAGACTCCCGTTTACG CCGAGGTAAAGCGTGTTGGTGACACGGTGCTGGGAATGGCGACACAGTGTGTTCAGGCTAAGAATGTGAACAAAACGTCCCCGCAGACGCTCTCCAATCTGTGTCTCAAGATCAACGTGAAGCTGGGTGGCATCAACTCGATCCTGGTACCCTCAATCAGACCGAAG GTATTCGATGAGCCAGTGATCTTCCTCGGTGCCGATGTTACTCATCCACCGGCCGGTGATAACAAGAAGCCGTCGATTGCAGCTGTCGTTGGTTCGATGGATGCTCATCCGTCACGATACGCTGCCACCGTACGTGTTCAACAGCATCGTCAGGAGATTATCCAGGAGCTGAGCAGCATGGTACGTGAGCTGCTGATCATGTTCTACAAATCGACCGGTGGTTTCAAGCCGCACCGAATCATTCTCTATCGGGACGGTGTGTCCGAGGGCCAGTTCCCGCACGTGCTGCAACACGAGCTGACGGCTATCCGCGAGGCATGCATCAAGCTCGAGGCGGACTACAAGCCGGGCATTACGTTCATCGTCGTACAGAAGCGTCATCACACGCGCCTGTTCTGTGCGGACAAGAAGGAGCAGAGTGGCAAATCGGGCAACATTCCAGCGGGCACGACGGTGGACGTCGGCATTACGCATCCAACCGAGTTCGACTTTTATCTCTGCAGTCACCAGGGTATTCAG GGTACGAGTCGACCATCGCATTATCATGTCCTCTGGGATGACAATCACTTCGAATCGGATGAGCTCCAGTGTCTGACGTATCAGCTGTGCCACACGTACGTCCGATGTACCCGTTCCGTGTCCATTCCAGCTCCTGCTTACTACGCACATCTCGTAGCATTTAGAGCGAG ATACCATTTGGTGGAGAAGGAACACGATTCAGGTGAAGGATCACACCAGAGCGGCTGCTCGGAGGATCGAACGCCGGGAGCGATGGCCCGTGCCATCACTGTGCACGCTGACACCAAAAAGGTTATGTACTTTGCCTAA
- the LOC125953647 gene encoding protein argonaute-2 isoform X2: protein MSTERELTPGTTQQLHSLAYSDMATHIQLNGVIMGKSFNESPWTSSPPRPPSPSQSQTSFDTLSPPPAGATVNPTTVATTTGTQGGGAQALGVVPATPPAPPDLPVFTCPRRPNLGREGRPIVLRANHFQITMPRGFVHHYDINIQPDKCPRKVNREIIETMVHAYSKLFGALKPVFDGRNNLYTRDLLPIGNDRLELEVTLPGEGKDRVFRVTIKWVAQVSLFNLEEALEGRTRQIPYDAILALDVVMRHLPSMTYTPVGRSFFSSPDGYYHPLGGGREVWFGFHQSVRPSQWKMMLNIDVSATAFYKAQPVIEFMCEVLDIRDINEQRKPLTDSQRVKFTKEIKGLKIEITHCGTMRRKYRVCNVTRRPAQMQSFPLQLENGQTVECTVAKYFLDKYKMKLRYPHLPCLQVGQEHKHTYLPLEVCNIVAGQRCIKKLTDMQTSTMIKATARSAPDREREINNLVRRADFNNDAYVQEFGLAISNSMMEVRGRVLPPPKLQYGGRVSSMSGQNKVSLALPNQGVWDMRGKQFFTGVEIRVWAIACFAPQRTVREDALRNFTQQLQKISNDAGMPIIGQPCFCKYATGPDQVEPMFRYLKSTFSHLQLVVVVLPGKTPVYAEVKRVGDTVLGMATQCVQAKNVNKTSPQTLSNLCLKINVKLGGINSILVPSIRPKVFDEPVIFLGADVTHPPAGDNKKPSIAAVVGSMDAHPSRYAATVRVQQHRQEIIQELSSMVRELLIMFYKSTGGFKPHRIILYRDGVSEGQFPHVLQHELTAIREACIKLEADYKPGITFIVVQKRHHTRLFCADKKEQSGKSGNIPAGTTVDVGITHPTEFDFYLCSHQGIQGTSRPSHYHVLWDDNHFESDELQCLTYQLCHTYVRCTRSVSIPAPAYYAHLVAFRARYHLVEKEHDSGEGSHQSGCSEDRTPGAMARAITVHADTKKVMYFA, encoded by the exons ATGTCCACGGAACGGGAACTAACTCCGGGCACCACGCAGCAGCTACACTCTCTGGCCTACTCGGATATGGCAACACACATTCAACTGAACGGAGTAATAATGGGCAAATCATTCAATG AATCACCATGGACTTCTTCGCCGCCAAGGCCCCCAAGTCCGTCTCAGTCGCAGACCAGCTTCGATACACTATCAC caccaccagcgggagCAACGGTCAACCCGACTACGGTGGCGACCACAACCGGTACGCAGGGTGGTGGAGCTCAAGCGCTCGGTGTGGTTCCGGCCACACCGCCAGCGCCTCCAGATCTACCGGTCTTCACGTGCCCCCGTCGGCCCAATCTTGGTCGCGAGGGTCGTCCGATCGTGCTGCGGGCGAATCACTTCCAAATCACCATGCCCCGTGGCTTCGTCCATCATTATGATATCAACATTCAACCGGACAAATGTCCACGCAAGGTGAATCGCGAGATTATTGAGACGATGGTGCACGCTTACAGCAAACTGTTTGGTGCGCTGAAGCCCGTCTTCGATGGGCGTAACAATCTGTACACGCGCGACCTGCTACCGATCGGGAATGATCGTCTCGAGCTGGAGGTAACGCTACCGGGCGAAGGCAAAGATCGTGTATTCCGTGTCACGATCAAGTGGGTGGCACAGGTGTCGTTGTTTAATCTCGAGGAAGCTCTCGAAGGACGCACCCGCCAGATACCGTACGATGCGATACTCGCACTCGACGTGGTGATGCGCCACTTACCCAGCATGACCTACACACCGGTTGGTCGCAGCTTCTTCAGTTCACCGGATGG CTACTACCATCCCTTGGGCGGTGGACGTgaagtttggtttggtttccaTCAAAGCGTTCGACCTTCGCAGTGGAAAATGATGCTCAACATTGATG TATCGGCCACGGCATTCTACAAAGCACAACCGGTGATCGAGTTCATGTGCGAGGTGCTCGATATCAGAGATATCAATGAGCAGCGCAAACCACTGACCGACTCGCAACGTGTCAAGTTCACGAAGGAAATCAAGGGACTCAAGATCGAGATCACTCACTGCGGAACGATGCGGCGAAAGTATCGCGTGTGTAACGTTACCCGGAGACCGGCGCAGATGCAATC TTTCCCATTGCAGCTCGAAAACGGACAGACGGTTGAGTGTACGGTGGCCAAATACTTCCTCGATAAgtacaagatgaagctgcgcTACCCGCACCTACCGTGCCTGCAGGTTGGACAGGAGCACAAGCATACCTACTTACCGCTCGAGGTGTGCAACATTGTGGCCGGCCAGCGCTGCATTAAGAAGCTCACCGATATGCAGACATCGACAATGATCAAAGCGACCGCACGTTCGGCACCGGATCG TGAGCGTGAAATCAACAATCTGGTGCGTCGGGCCGATTTTAACAACGATGCGTACGTGCAGGAGTTTGGGTTGGCGATCTCGAACAGCATGATGGAGGTGCGGGGCCGTGTGTTGCCTCCACCGAAGTTGCAGTACGGTGGACGGGTGTCAAGCATGAGCGGGCAA AATAAGGTGAGCTTAGCATTACCAAACCAAGGGGTTTGGGATATGCGAGGCAAACAATTTTTCACCGGTGTCGAGATACGCGTTTGGGCGATCGCCTGTTTTGCGCCGCAGCGCACGGTACGCGAGGATGCGCTACGCAACTTcacacagcagctgcagaagaTCTCGAACGATGCAGGAATGCCGATCATCGGGCAGCCGTGCTTCTGCAAGTacgccaccggaccggaccaggtGGAACCGATGTTCAGATATCTCAAGAGCACCTTCAGCCACctgcagctcgtcgtcgtcgtgctacCGGGCAAGACTCCCGTTTACG CCGAGGTAAAGCGTGTTGGTGACACGGTGCTGGGAATGGCGACACAGTGTGTTCAGGCTAAGAATGTGAACAAAACGTCCCCGCAGACGCTCTCCAATCTGTGTCTCAAGATCAACGTGAAGCTGGGTGGCATCAACTCGATCCTGGTACCCTCAATCAGACCGAAG GTATTCGATGAGCCAGTGATCTTCCTCGGTGCCGATGTTACTCATCCACCGGCCGGTGATAACAAGAAGCCGTCGATTGCAGCTGTCGTTGGTTCGATGGATGCTCATCCGTCACGATACGCTGCCACCGTACGTGTTCAACAGCATCGTCAGGAGATTATCCAGGAGCTGAGCAGCATGGTACGTGAGCTGCTGATCATGTTCTACAAATCGACCGGTGGTTTCAAGCCGCACCGAATCATTCTCTATCGGGACGGTGTGTCCGAGGGCCAGTTCCCGCACGTGCTGCAACACGAGCTGACGGCTATCCGCGAGGCATGCATCAAGCTCGAGGCGGACTACAAGCCGGGCATTACGTTCATCGTCGTACAGAAGCGTCATCACACGCGCCTGTTCTGTGCGGACAAGAAGGAGCAGAGTGGCAAATCGGGCAACATTCCAGCGGGCACGACGGTGGACGTCGGCATTACGCATCCAACCGAGTTCGACTTTTATCTCTGCAGTCACCAGGGTATTCAG GGTACGAGTCGACCATCGCATTATCATGTCCTCTGGGATGACAATCACTTCGAATCGGATGAGCTCCAGTGTCTGACGTATCAGCTGTGCCACACGTACGTCCGATGTACCCGTTCCGTGTCCATTCCAGCTCCTGCTTACTACGCACATCTCGTAGCATTTAGAGCGAG ATACCATTTGGTGGAGAAGGAACACGATTCAGGTGAAGGATCACACCAGAGCGGCTGCTCGGAGGATCGAACGCCGGGAGCGATGGCCCGTGCCATCACTGTGCACGCTGACACCAAAAAGGTTATGTACTTTGCCTAA
- the LOC125953647 gene encoding protein argonaute-2 isoform X3 produces the protein MYPVGQQSPWTSSPPRPPSPSQSQTSFDTLSPPPAGATVNPTTVATTTGTQGGGAQALGVVPATPPAPPDLPVFTCPRRPNLGREGRPIVLRANHFQITMPRGFVHHYDINIQPDKCPRKVNREIIETMVHAYSKLFGALKPVFDGRNNLYTRDLLPIGNDRLELEVTLPGEGKDRVFRVTIKWVAQVSLFNLEEALEGRTRQIPYDAILALDVVMRHLPSMTYTPVGRSFFSSPDGYYHPLGGGREVWFGFHQSVRPSQWKMMLNIDVSATAFYKAQPVIEFMCEVLDIRDINEQRKPLTDSQRVKFTKEIKGLKIEITHCGTMRRKYRVCNVTRRPAQMQSFPLQLENGQTVECTVAKYFLDKYKMKLRYPHLPCLQVGQEHKHTYLPLEVCNIVAGQRCIKKLTDMQTSTMIKATARSAPDREREINNLVRRADFNNDAYVQEFGLAISNSMMEVRGRVLPPPKLQYGGRVSSMSGQLLSGPQNKVSLALPNQGVWDMRGKQFFTGVEIRVWAIACFAPQRTVREDALRNFTQQLQKISNDAGMPIIGQPCFCKYATGPDQVEPMFRYLKSTFSHLQLVVVVLPGKTPVYAEVKRVGDTVLGMATQCVQAKNVNKTSPQTLSNLCLKINVKLGGINSILVPSIRPKVFDEPVIFLGADVTHPPAGDNKKPSIAAVVGSMDAHPSRYAATVRVQQHRQEIIQELSSMVRELLIMFYKSTGGFKPHRIILYRDGVSEGQFPHVLQHELTAIREACIKLEADYKPGITFIVVQKRHHTRLFCADKKEQSGKSGNIPAGTTVDVGITHPTEFDFYLCSHQGIQGTSRPSHYHVLWDDNHFESDELQCLTYQLCHTYVRCTRSVSIPAPAYYAHLVAFRARYHLVEKEHDSGEGSHQSGCSEDRTPGAMARAITVHADTKKVMYFA, from the exons ATGTATCCCGTAGGACAAC AATCACCATGGACTTCTTCGCCGCCAAGGCCCCCAAGTCCGTCTCAGTCGCAGACCAGCTTCGATACACTATCAC caccaccagcgggagCAACGGTCAACCCGACTACGGTGGCGACCACAACCGGTACGCAGGGTGGTGGAGCTCAAGCGCTCGGTGTGGTTCCGGCCACACCGCCAGCGCCTCCAGATCTACCGGTCTTCACGTGCCCCCGTCGGCCCAATCTTGGTCGCGAGGGTCGTCCGATCGTGCTGCGGGCGAATCACTTCCAAATCACCATGCCCCGTGGCTTCGTCCATCATTATGATATCAACATTCAACCGGACAAATGTCCACGCAAGGTGAATCGCGAGATTATTGAGACGATGGTGCACGCTTACAGCAAACTGTTTGGTGCGCTGAAGCCCGTCTTCGATGGGCGTAACAATCTGTACACGCGCGACCTGCTACCGATCGGGAATGATCGTCTCGAGCTGGAGGTAACGCTACCGGGCGAAGGCAAAGATCGTGTATTCCGTGTCACGATCAAGTGGGTGGCACAGGTGTCGTTGTTTAATCTCGAGGAAGCTCTCGAAGGACGCACCCGCCAGATACCGTACGATGCGATACTCGCACTCGACGTGGTGATGCGCCACTTACCCAGCATGACCTACACACCGGTTGGTCGCAGCTTCTTCAGTTCACCGGATGG CTACTACCATCCCTTGGGCGGTGGACGTgaagtttggtttggtttccaTCAAAGCGTTCGACCTTCGCAGTGGAAAATGATGCTCAACATTGATG TATCGGCCACGGCATTCTACAAAGCACAACCGGTGATCGAGTTCATGTGCGAGGTGCTCGATATCAGAGATATCAATGAGCAGCGCAAACCACTGACCGACTCGCAACGTGTCAAGTTCACGAAGGAAATCAAGGGACTCAAGATCGAGATCACTCACTGCGGAACGATGCGGCGAAAGTATCGCGTGTGTAACGTTACCCGGAGACCGGCGCAGATGCAATC TTTCCCATTGCAGCTCGAAAACGGACAGACGGTTGAGTGTACGGTGGCCAAATACTTCCTCGATAAgtacaagatgaagctgcgcTACCCGCACCTACCGTGCCTGCAGGTTGGACAGGAGCACAAGCATACCTACTTACCGCTCGAGGTGTGCAACATTGTGGCCGGCCAGCGCTGCATTAAGAAGCTCACCGATATGCAGACATCGACAATGATCAAAGCGACCGCACGTTCGGCACCGGATCG TGAGCGTGAAATCAACAATCTGGTGCGTCGGGCCGATTTTAACAACGATGCGTACGTGCAGGAGTTTGGGTTGGCGATCTCGAACAGCATGATGGAGGTGCGGGGCCGTGTGTTGCCTCCACCGAAGTTGCAGTACGGTGGACGGGTGTCAAGCATGAGCGGGCAA TTACTCTCTGGTCCACAGAATAAGGTGAGCTTAGCATTACCAAACCAAGGGGTTTGGGATATGCGAGGCAAACAATTTTTCACCGGTGTCGAGATACGCGTTTGGGCGATCGCCTGTTTTGCGCCGCAGCGCACGGTACGCGAGGATGCGCTACGCAACTTcacacagcagctgcagaagaTCTCGAACGATGCAGGAATGCCGATCATCGGGCAGCCGTGCTTCTGCAAGTacgccaccggaccggaccaggtGGAACCGATGTTCAGATATCTCAAGAGCACCTTCAGCCACctgcagctcgtcgtcgtcgtgctacCGGGCAAGACTCCCGTTTACG CCGAGGTAAAGCGTGTTGGTGACACGGTGCTGGGAATGGCGACACAGTGTGTTCAGGCTAAGAATGTGAACAAAACGTCCCCGCAGACGCTCTCCAATCTGTGTCTCAAGATCAACGTGAAGCTGGGTGGCATCAACTCGATCCTGGTACCCTCAATCAGACCGAAG GTATTCGATGAGCCAGTGATCTTCCTCGGTGCCGATGTTACTCATCCACCGGCCGGTGATAACAAGAAGCCGTCGATTGCAGCTGTCGTTGGTTCGATGGATGCTCATCCGTCACGATACGCTGCCACCGTACGTGTTCAACAGCATCGTCAGGAGATTATCCAGGAGCTGAGCAGCATGGTACGTGAGCTGCTGATCATGTTCTACAAATCGACCGGTGGTTTCAAGCCGCACCGAATCATTCTCTATCGGGACGGTGTGTCCGAGGGCCAGTTCCCGCACGTGCTGCAACACGAGCTGACGGCTATCCGCGAGGCATGCATCAAGCTCGAGGCGGACTACAAGCCGGGCATTACGTTCATCGTCGTACAGAAGCGTCATCACACGCGCCTGTTCTGTGCGGACAAGAAGGAGCAGAGTGGCAAATCGGGCAACATTCCAGCGGGCACGACGGTGGACGTCGGCATTACGCATCCAACCGAGTTCGACTTTTATCTCTGCAGTCACCAGGGTATTCAG GGTACGAGTCGACCATCGCATTATCATGTCCTCTGGGATGACAATCACTTCGAATCGGATGAGCTCCAGTGTCTGACGTATCAGCTGTGCCACACGTACGTCCGATGTACCCGTTCCGTGTCCATTCCAGCTCCTGCTTACTACGCACATCTCGTAGCATTTAGAGCGAG ATACCATTTGGTGGAGAAGGAACACGATTCAGGTGAAGGATCACACCAGAGCGGCTGCTCGGAGGATCGAACGCCGGGAGCGATGGCCCGTGCCATCACTGTGCACGCTGACACCAAAAAGGTTATGTACTTTGCCTAA